The DNA sequence CTGGCGCTGACCCGCGGCCAGGACCCGGACGCGCCGCGCGGGTTGAAGAAGGTCACGACCACGATGTGAGCCGGGCGTGGCACGCTGTGGGGCGTGTCCACCCTCCGTGAGCTCGCCGAGGAGCACACCACGCTCCGGCCGGCCGACATCGACCACCTGCACCGGATCGCCGGCGACTGGCAGTTGCTGTCCGACCTCTCCTTCGCCGACCTGCTGCTCTGGGTGCCGGTGGACGGCGACGGGACCTTCCTCTGCGTGGCCCAGGTCCGCCCGACCACCGCCCCGACCGCCTACCTCGACGACCAGGTCGGCCGCATCGTCGGCGGGCCCGAGGTGGCGCACCTGGAGGTGGCCCACCGGCAGGGCCGGATCTGGCGGGAGGGCGACCCGGTCTGGTACGGCGACGTGCCGGCCCGGCACGAGGCCATCCCGGTGCGGCTGCGCACCGGCGACGGGGAGGGCGGCGAGGTGATCGCCGTGGTCGGCCGGGACACCAACCTCTCCACCGCGCGTACCCCGAGCCAGCTCGAGCTCAACTACCTGACCACCGCCGACGACCTGGCCCAGATGATCGCCGACGGCACGTTCCCGCCGCCCCGGCACCCGGGCGAGACCACCTCGGCACCCCGGGTCGGGGACGGGCTGGTGCGGCTCGACGCCAACGGCAAGGTCACCTACGCCAGCCCGAACGCGCAGTCCGCGTACCGCCGGCTCGGCTTCGCGTCCCACCTGGTCGGGGAGGACCTGGCCAAGCTGCACCGCCGGCTCGCCGGCGACCCGCTCGAAGGCACCGACGCCGGCAACGCGGTGCTCGCCGCGCTGCGCGGCGAGGCCCCGCCCCGCCGCGAGATCGACGCCCGGGGCGCCACCATGCTCACCCGGGCGCTGCCGCTGATGCCCGCCGGTGTGCCGATCGGCGCGCTGGTGCTGGTCCGCGACATCACCGAGGTACGCCGCCGCGACCGCGCCCTGATCACCAAGGACGCCACCATCCGGGAGATCCACCACCGGGTGAAGAACAACCTCCAGACCGTCGCCGCGTTGCTGCGGCTCCAGGCCCGCCGGGTGTCCATGCCGGAGGCCCGTGTCGCGCTGGAGGAGTCGGTACGCCGGGTCGCCTCGATCGCGCTGGTGCACGAGACGCTCTCCATGTCCAGCGACGAGGCGGTGGAGTTCGACGGCATCGTGGACCGGGTGGCCAGCGCCGCGACCGAGGTGGCCGCGACCGAGGTGACCGTCGGCATGCGTCGCAAGGGCAGCTTCGGCGTACTGCCCGCCGAGATCGCCACGTCGCTGGTGATGGTGCTCAACGAGTTGCTGCTCAACGCCGTGGAACACGGCTTCCCGCCGGCCGACGAGGACGCCGCCCCCGCCCCGGCGGACGCGACCCGGCCCGAGGTGGTGGTCTCGGTGCACCGGCACCGCAAGCAACTGCACGTCTCGGTCGTCGACAACGGTCGCGGCCTGCCCGCCCAGTTCGACGCCGAGCGCGGCGGCAACCTGGGGCTCCAGATCGTCCGGGCGCTCGTCACCGGCGAGCTGCGCGGCACCATCGAGCTGCGCAACGGCACCGCCGGCGGCACCGAGGCGGTGCTCGTCGTCCCGCTGGCCCGCGGCACCACCGACCGCCTCACCGGCCGGGCCGGGCCGCCCTGATGCCCGCGCGACCGCCTCACCGGGCGAGCAGCGCCACCGTGAGCCCCGGACGGGGCCAGACCTGACGGACCGTGAAGCGGTCCCGCAACGCCTCGCCCTTCGCGCCGGGCACCGCCGCCAGCGGGTCCGCCCGGCGGCCGGCGACCACCAGCCAGACCCGGTCCACGCCGGCCAGGCACCGCGCCGGGTCGCCGCACTCGGTGGCCCAGAGGCTCGCCTCCGCCCGCTGGTCGCGGACCACCAGCACGTCGCGCGGCAGCCCCGACCCCAGGTGGTACGCCAGGCCCAGATCCGGGAAGAGCCAGCCGTCCCGGGGGGAGTAGACGATCGCGTCGCCCGGCCGCTCACCGGCGGCGACGATCCCGGCCGCGCCCGCGTAGTCGACCGGGGCGCTGCGGGGCCACTCGTGGGTACGGCGCAGCGCCGCCTGGTCGGGCAGCCCGAGCAGCCCGACCAGGGCCACCACGGCGAGCGCCGGCACGAGCCCCGTTCCGCCCGGCCTCGCTCCGGGCGGTGCCGTTCCGGGCGGCTCCGGTTCGGGTGGTCCCGCCAACGCCGGTCGGGTGCCGGCCGGCGTCGCCGCGGCCAGCGCGGCCCCGGCCAGCAGGCAGGCGAACGGCACGACGAAGAGCAGGTAGCGGGTCACCCAGAGCGGCACCACCGTGCCGGCGACGAAGAGCAGCAGCACCGGCAGCAGCACGGCGGCCCCGGGCAGCAGCGCCCGCCGACCGAGCCGGACCGCCCCGAGCGCGGCGAGCCCCAGCAGGAACCCGCCCACCACGCCGCTCTGCGCCAGCCCACCGGGCAGTGACGCCAGATCCGGCAGGCGGGCCGGGTCCACCCAGTCGAGCTGCCGGCCGCGCTGACCCAGGGCCACCAGCGCCAGCGGCGCGACGAGCGCGACGGCCGGGACCAGCGCCAGCAGCCACCGGACGAACACTCGCCGGCCTCGCGCCGGTGCCTCCCGGGCCTCGCCGGCCACGTGCCTCGGTTCCACGCCGGGCTCGCCGGGTGAATTTGCGTCGGGGACGTCGGGTCGGGGCTGGTCGGCCGGGCCGAGGCCGGCGGCGGTCGGGCCGCGGGCGGCGGTCAGCAGCACCGCCACGGCATGCGCGGCGAGCAGGGTGAGCGCGATCAGGTGGAGCAGGCCGAGTGCGGCGACGGCGACCGCGTACCCGGCCCAGCGCCGCCGGGACGGCCGACGCAACGCGTCGACCAGCAGCAGCGTGGCGAGCATGGCGAGCAGCGTGGCGAGCGCGTACGGGCGGGCCTCCTGGCCGTAGCGCGAGGTGGCCGGCAGCACGGCGAACAACAGCCCGGCCAGCAGCCCGGCCCGGTCACCGGCGAGGCGCGCGCCGAGCCGGGCGGTCAGCGCGGCGGCGCCCGCCATGGCGAGTGCGGAGGGCAGCCGCAGCGCCGTGGGGGAGGTGCCGACCAGCGTGGTCCACCCGTGCGTGAGCAGGTAGTACGGCCCGGTGGCGGCGTCGATGGTGCGGGTCAGCCGGACCAGGTCCGGCAGCGGTCGGGTGGCGGCGCTCCAGGTGGCCAGCTCGTCCCGCCAGAGCTGCGCGTGCCCGAGCCCGACGAGCGTGATCGCCAGCGTGAGCAGCCCGGGGACCGCCCACGCCGGCCAACCGGGGCGGGCTCGGGACGGCGCAGGCTCGGCGGACGCGCTCACACCCCGCAGCGTCACACGCCGGCCCGCTCCCGCCGGCCCGCACCACCGATTCCACCCCCACCGGTCCACCCGACGGCGACGCCCAACGGGCGATCATGAGGTTGACCGCGTCCGCCGTCCCTTTTGTCGCCGTCCACTTCATGATCAACGGGCTGGGGGTGGTGCGGGGCGATTCGGTGGGTGAGGGAGTGATGCTGGTCACGAGGGGTGAGGGGTGGACGGGTGTCGATTGAGATGGGACGCCCGTGATGTGGGATCACCGGGTCGGCCGGTAGCCCGGTGGTCCGGCGGTGTGGCAGCATGAGGCACATGACCAGCGCTGTCGTCCGCCGCTTCGTGGCCCGTCGCCACGTTGATTACGGCCGCGTGCGCAGCGCGATCTGTCCGGCCCACTGACGACGCCCGACCCATCTGTCTCGGGCGCTCCGCGCCGGCCGTCAGCGACACCGCCGTCCACGGCCCTCCCCAGGGCCGGCCGCCGCGTCCGCGCTCCAGGCACCGCAGCAGACAAACGGAGGACGCCGCGATGGCGGTCAGCAGCACCCCGACCCGCTCGGACGATTCGGCTCCCGTCGCCCGGGCGCCCCGCCGGCCGCGCGGCGAGGGCCAGTGGGCGCTCGGGCACCGTGAGCCGCTCAACCCCAACGAGCGGATCAAGAAGGACGACGACCCGCTCAACGTCCGGGACCGGATCGAGAACATCTACGCCCACCGGGGCTTCGCCTCGATCGACCCGCAGGACCTGCGTGGCCGGTTCCGCTGGTGGGGGCTCTACACGCAGCGCAAGGCCGGCATCGACGGCGGGCGCACCGCGGTGCTGGAGCCGCACGAGCTGGAGGACGAGTTCTTCATGCTCCGGGTGCGGGTGGACGGCGGCCAGCTCAGCCTGGCCCAGCTCCGGGTGGTCGCGGAGATCTCCCGCGAGTTCGCCCGGGACACCGCCGACATCACCGACCGGCAGAACATCCAGTACCACTGGATCCGGGTCGAGGACATGCCGGAGATCTGGCGCCGGTTGGAGGCGGTCGGCCTCCAGACCACCGAGGCGTGCGGCGACTGCCCCCGGATCGTGCTCGGCAGCCCGGTCGCCGGCGTGGCCCGGGACGAGGTGCTCGACCCGACCCCGGCCATCGACGAGATCGTCCGCCGGTACGTCGGGGACAAGCAGTTCTCCAACCTGCCCCGCAAGTTCAAGACGTCGATCTCCTGGCTGGTCGACACCCCGTACGAGGCGAACGACATCGCGTTCCTCGGGGTCGAGCACCCGGAGCACGGGCCCGGCTTCGACGTCTGGGTGGGCGGTGGGCTCTCCACCAACCCGATGCTGGCCAAGCGGCTCGGCGTCTGGGTGCCGCTGCACGAGGTGCCGGACGTGTGGGCCGGTGTGGTCGGCATCTTCCGCGACTACGGCTACCGCCGGCTGCGCAACCGCGCCCGGTTGAAGTTCCTGGTCGCGGACTGGGGCGTGGCGCACTTCCGCGAGGTGCTGGAGAAGGAGTATCTGGGCCGGGCGCTGCTCGACGGGCCGGCCGCGGAGCTGCCGGCGAAGCCGGTCGACCACATCGGCGTGCACCCGCAGCGCGACGGCGCGAACTACGTCGGCGCGGCCCCCGTGGTGGGCCGGGTCTCCGGGACCCAGCTCGCCGAGCTGGCCGACGTGGTCGAGGCGCACGGCAGCGACCGGGTGCGGCTCACGCCGTACCAGAAGCTGCTGGTGCTGGACGTCGCGCCGGAGCGGACCGAGGAGCTGGTGACGGCGCTGCGCGGGATCGGTCTGGAGGCCCGGCCGTCGGCCTGGCGGCGCGGCACCATGGCCTGCACCGGCATCGAGTTCTGCAAGTTGGCCATCGTGGAGACGAAGCGGCGCGGTGAGGAGCTGGTGGCCCGGTTGGAGGAGCGGCTGCGCGACTTCGACGCGGACATCTCCATCCACCTGAACGGCTGCCCGAACGCCTGCGCCCGCACCCAGGTCGCGGACATCGGGCTCAAGGGCCAGCTCGTGGTCGGCCCGGACGGCCGGCAGGTCGAGGGCTTCCAGGTGCACCTCGGCGGCGGCCTGGGCATGGCCGCGGGGCAGACCGCCGGCTTCGGCCGCAAGCTGCGCGGCCTGAAGACCACCGCCGACGAGCTTCCGGAGTACGTGGAACGGCTGGCCCGCCGCTACCTGGCCGGCCGGACCGACGGCGAGAGCTTCGCCAACTGGGTCATCAGAGTCGACGAGGAGGAGCTTCGGTGAGTGACGCTCGATCTGCGCCTCTCTACTGCCCGTACTGCGGGGAGGAGGACCTGCGACCGCACGAGGCCGGGCACGGCGCCTGGGAGTGCCACGCCTGCGCGCGGGTCTTCTCGGTGAAGTTCACCGGGCTGCTGGGCCGGGCGGTGGCCCGGTGAGCGGCCTGGTCTCCGCCGCGGGCCTGGGCCTGGTCGGCGCTGCCGGCCCGGCCGACCCGGCCCGGCGCGACCCGGCGGAGCTGCGCGCGCTGGCCGAGGAGGCGGGGCGGGAACTGGCGGACGCGCCCGCGCTGGAGATCGCCCGTTGGGCGGTGCAGACGTTCGGCGAGCGGTTCTGCGTGACCAGCTCGATGGCCGACGGCGTGTTGGCGCACCTCGTCTCCCGGGTCGCGCCCGGCGTCGACGTGGTGTTCCTGGACACCGGGCTGCACTTCCCGGAGACGCTCCGGGTGCGCGACGAGGTGGCCCGGCGGATGCCGGTGCGGGTCCGCTCGATCCGGCCCCGGATGACGGTCGGCCAGCAGGACGGCCAGTACGGGCCCCGCCTGTTCAACAGGTCCCCGGACGACTGCTGCCAGTTGCGCAAGGTGGAGCCGTTGGAGCGGGCGCTGGCCGGGTACGACGCCTGGGCCGCCGGGCTGCGCCGGGACGAGTCGCCGACCCGGGCGAACACGCCGGTGGTGGGTTTCGACCCGCGTCGCGGCAAGGTCAAGGTGAACCCGATCGCGGCCTGGACGCAGCGCGAGGTGGACGCGTACGTGGCCCGCCACGACATCCCGGTCAACGAGCTGTTCGCCAAGGGCTACGGCTCGATCGGCTGCTGGCCGTGCACCCGCCGCATCAAGGCGGGGGAGGACCCGCGCGCCGGGCGTTGGGCGATGTTCGAGAAGACCGAGTGCGGCCTGCACACCTGACCGACGCGTCGCCGGTGGTGCTGGTGGCGCACGGCAGCCGTGACCCGCGCGCGGCCGAGGCGACGCGGGCACTGGCCCGGGCGGTGGGGGCCGGCTGGCCCGGCCGGCCGGTGCTGCCGGCCTGGCTCGACCACACCGATCCCGGGCCGGCCGACGTGCTGCGGAACCTGGCCGCCGCCGGGCACTCCCGGGTGGTGCTGGTGCCGGTGCTGCTGACCGCCGCGTACCACCGGAAGGTGGACATCCCGGCGGCGGTCGCGGCGGCCGGCGCGGGCCTCGACGTGCGGGTGACCGAGGTGCTGGGGCCGACCGGCG is a window from the Micromonospora sp. DSM 45708 genome containing:
- a CDS encoding histidine kinase N-terminal domain-containing protein; the protein is MSTLRELAEEHTTLRPADIDHLHRIAGDWQLLSDLSFADLLLWVPVDGDGTFLCVAQVRPTTAPTAYLDDQVGRIVGGPEVAHLEVAHRQGRIWREGDPVWYGDVPARHEAIPVRLRTGDGEGGEVIAVVGRDTNLSTARTPSQLELNYLTTADDLAQMIADGTFPPPRHPGETTSAPRVGDGLVRLDANGKVTYASPNAQSAYRRLGFASHLVGEDLAKLHRRLAGDPLEGTDAGNAVLAALRGEAPPRREIDARGATMLTRALPLMPAGVPIGALVLVRDITEVRRRDRALITKDATIREIHHRVKNNLQTVAALLRLQARRVSMPEARVALEESVRRVASIALVHETLSMSSDEAVEFDGIVDRVASAATEVAATEVTVGMRRKGSFGVLPAEIATSLVMVLNELLLNAVEHGFPPADEDAAPAPADATRPEVVVSVHRHRKQLHVSVVDNGRGLPAQFDAERGGNLGLQIVRALVTGELRGTIELRNGTAGGTEAVLVVPLARGTTDRLTGRAGPP
- a CDS encoding glycosyltransferase family 39 protein → MSASAEPAPSRARPGWPAWAVPGLLTLAITLVGLGHAQLWRDELATWSAATRPLPDLVRLTRTIDAATGPYYLLTHGWTTLVGTSPTALRLPSALAMAGAAALTARLGARLAGDRAGLLAGLLFAVLPATSRYGQEARPYALATLLAMLATLLLVDALRRPSRRRWAGYAVAVAALGLLHLIALTLLAAHAVAVLLTAARGPTAAGLGPADQPRPDVPDANSPGEPGVEPRHVAGEAREAPARGRRVFVRWLLALVPAVALVAPLALVALGQRGRQLDWVDPARLPDLASLPGGLAQSGVVGGFLLGLAALGAVRLGRRALLPGAAVLLPVLLLFVAGTVVPLWVTRYLLFVVPFACLLAGAALAAATPAGTRPALAGPPEPEPPGTAPPGARPGGTGLVPALAVVALVGLLGLPDQAALRRTHEWPRSAPVDYAGAAGIVAAGERPGDAIVYSPRDGWLFPDLGLAYHLGSGLPRDVLVVRDQRAEASLWATECGDPARCLAGVDRVWLVVAGRRADPLAAVPGAKGEALRDRFTVRQVWPRPGLTVALLAR
- a CDS encoding IS1 family transposase, whose protein sequence is MSDARSAPLYCPYCGEEDLRPHEAGHGAWECHACARVFSVKFTGLLGRAVAR
- a CDS encoding nitrite/sulfite reductase, with the translated sequence MAVSSTPTRSDDSAPVARAPRRPRGEGQWALGHREPLNPNERIKKDDDPLNVRDRIENIYAHRGFASIDPQDLRGRFRWWGLYTQRKAGIDGGRTAVLEPHELEDEFFMLRVRVDGGQLSLAQLRVVAEISREFARDTADITDRQNIQYHWIRVEDMPEIWRRLEAVGLQTTEACGDCPRIVLGSPVAGVARDEVLDPTPAIDEIVRRYVGDKQFSNLPRKFKTSISWLVDTPYEANDIAFLGVEHPEHGPGFDVWVGGGLSTNPMLAKRLGVWVPLHEVPDVWAGVVGIFRDYGYRRLRNRARLKFLVADWGVAHFREVLEKEYLGRALLDGPAAELPAKPVDHIGVHPQRDGANYVGAAPVVGRVSGTQLAELADVVEAHGSDRVRLTPYQKLLVLDVAPERTEELVTALRGIGLEARPSAWRRGTMACTGIEFCKLAIVETKRRGEELVARLEERLRDFDADISIHLNGCPNACARTQVADIGLKGQLVVGPDGRQVEGFQVHLGGGLGMAAGQTAGFGRKLRGLKTTADELPEYVERLARRYLAGRTDGESFANWVIRVDEEELR
- a CDS encoding phosphoadenylyl-sulfate reductase, which produces MSGLVSAAGLGLVGAAGPADPARRDPAELRALAEEAGRELADAPALEIARWAVQTFGERFCVTSSMADGVLAHLVSRVAPGVDVVFLDTGLHFPETLRVRDEVARRMPVRVRSIRPRMTVGQQDGQYGPRLFNRSPDDCCQLRKVEPLERALAGYDAWAAGLRRDESPTRANTPVVGFDPRRGKVKVNPIAAWTQREVDAYVARHDIPVNELFAKGYGSIGCWPCTRRIKAGEDPRAGRWAMFEKTECGLHT